Proteins co-encoded in one Papaver somniferum cultivar HN1 chromosome 5, ASM357369v1, whole genome shotgun sequence genomic window:
- the LOC113278245 gene encoding glucomannan 4-beta-mannosyltransferase 1-like has translation MIKNPLLVYSLNAAIILCAAMSVMLFAERVYMAIVILCVKALGKKRYTKYKLDALKEDLESNNKYPMVLVQIPMYNEKEVYKLSIGAACGLSWHPDRIIIQVLDDSTNAVLREMVALECQRWIAKGVNVQYENRDNRNGYKAGALREGLEKEYVKDCEFVVIFDADFQPEADYLWRTIPYLLENPELALVQARWKFVNADECLMTRLQEMSLDYHFSVEQEVGSSTCSFFGFNGTAGVWRLKAVNDAGGWKDRTTVEDMDLAVRASLKGWKFVFVGDLSVKNELPSTFKAYRFQQHRWSCGPANLFKKMSKEIILSEKVSIWKKFHVIYCFFFVRKIVAHWVTFFFYCVIIPLSVMVPEVHLPKPIAIYIPATITILNAICTPRSLHLVIFWILFENVMSLHRTKAAIIGLLEANRVNEWVVTEKLGNTLKQNNGKPRRKRCGLCGLESRYFSYTNRIGERIHLLELLMGVFLFYTAIYDFINGHDHFYLYLFFQAGAFFVMGFGYVGTFVPN, from the exons ATGATTAAAAACCCATTGCTTGTATATAGTCTTAACGCTGCTATAATATTATGTGCTGCTATGTCTGTTATGCTTTTCGCGGAAAGAGTTTATATGGCAATAGTCATATTGTGTGTGAAAGCTCTAGGGAAGAAAAGATATACTAAGTATAAACTGGATGCCTTGAAAGAAGATTTGGAAAGTAACAACAAATATCCTATGGTGCTAGTACAGATACCCATGTATAACGAGAAGGAG GTCTATAAACTTTCAATTGGAGCTGCATGTGGACTTTCGTGGCACCCTGATAGGATCATAATACAAGTTCTGGATGACTCAACTAATGCTGTTTTACGG GAAATGGTAGCTTTGGAATGCCAAAGATGGATAGCAAAAGGTGTGAATGTTCAGTATGAAAATCGAGATAACCGAAACGGTTACAAAGCTGGTGCTCTTCGCGAGGGTCTGGAAAAGGAATACGTTAAAGATTGCGAGTTTGTTGTAATATTTGATGCCGATTTTCAGCCAGAAGCTGACTATTTATGGAGAACCATTCCATATCTTCTAGAAAATCCTGAACTTGCCTTAGTTCAAGCTAGATGGAAGTTTG TGAATGCGGACGAGTGTTTGATGACTCGGCTACAAGAAATGTCACTAGATTATCACTTCAGTGTGGAACAAGAAGTCGGTTCTTCTACGTGTTCATTTTTCGGATTTAATG GAACAGCAGGGGTTTGGAGATTAAAGGCCGTAAACGATGCCGGTGGGTGGAAAGATCGAACAACAGTAGAAGACATGGATCTTGCAGTTAGAGCTAGTCTTAAGGGTTGGaaatttgtttttgttggtgattTATCC GTGAAAAACGAGTTGCCAAGCACATTCAAAGCATATCGATTTCAACAACATCGATGGTCATGCGGTCCTGCTAATTTATTCAAGAAAATGTCTAAAGAGATCATACTTTCTGAG AAGGTCTCAATTTGGAAGAAATTTCATGTTATCTACTGTTTTTTCTTTGTAAGGAAAATAGTAGCTCATTGGGTAACATTTTTCTTCTACTGCGTAATTATCCCGTTAAGTGTAATGGTTCCTGAAGTTCATCTGCCCAAGCCAATTGCTATTTACATTCCAGCTACAATTACAATCCTCAATGCAATTTGTACTCCGAG ATCTCTTCATTTGGTTATATTTTGGATCCTATTTGAAAACGTAATGTCTCTTCATCGGACAAAAGCTGCCATAATCGGACTACTTGAGGCTAATCGTGTGAATGAATGGGTTGTTACTGAGAAACTTGGGAACACACTGAAACAAAATAACGGTAAACCACGAAGAAAACGATGTGGGTTATGCGGTCTAGAAAGTCGATATTTTTCTTACACAAATCGTATAGGCGAAAG GATTCACTTACTGGAGCTACTAATGGGAGTGTTTCTGTTCTACACTGCTATATATGACTTCATAAACGGTCATGATCATTTTTACCTCTATCTTTTCTTTCAAGCTGGAGCATTCTTCGTTATGGGCTTTGGATATGTTGGGACATTTGTGCCGAATTAA
- the LOC113280206 gene encoding uncharacterized protein LOC113280206, whose amino-acid sequence MYYVNHNDKVEGTAAIKLDMSKAYDKLEWSFLEKVLRKMGLAENWIKLINQCVSTVSYFVLLNGSPTGFFQPERGLRKGEPLSPYLYIICVEALSSYIDNLQRNGTLRGIKVCKKAPEMTHLLFADDSLLRRIPEHRKVLLANIREIQSRDLGEKYLGTPTVFKAYKIQTHIGILQAVDAKITVWIHKLLSQAARTTLVKHIGQAIPLFQMGAFLIPKHLCRKMDAHLCKFWWGETLDPKDRKLHLLGWDILCSPKYEGGLGSRKAEINNLAMLARNVWKIIENHDCMLAKILKASYFPRTDFLNAKCADKCSWTWKCLHTIKELIKPFISWIVGDGSLLTLGAINGFHLWALLPPTLLPLQTLILKSTISLMIILEPGMFLD is encoded by the exons ATGTATTATGTTAATCATAATGACAAAGTTGAGGGTACTGCTGCTATCAAACTTGACATGTCTAAAGCTTATGATAAATTGGAGTGGTCTTTTCTTGAAAAAGTTTTGAGAAAAATGGGGTTAGCTGAAAATTGGATAAAACTCATAAATCAATGTGTCTCCACTGTCTCCTATTTTGTTCTTTTAAATGGTAGCCCTACTGGTTTTTTCCAACCTGAAAGAGGTCTAAGGAAAGGGGAACCCCTATCCCCTTACCTCTATATTATCTGTGTTGAGGCTCTTTCCTCTTATATAGATAATCTTCAAAGAAATGGTACCCTGAGGGGTATCAAAGTTTGTAAAAAGGCCCCTGAGATGACTCATTTGCTTTTTGCTGATGACTCTCTTCT TAGAAGAATCCCTGAACATAGGAAGGTCCTTTTGGCTAACATTCGGGAGATTCAAAGCAGagatttaggagaaaaatatcttgggaCTCCAACTGTTTTTAAAGCTTATAAAATCCAAACCCATATAGGTATTCTCCAAGCTGTGGATGCCAAAATCACTGTCTGGATTCATAAGCTCCTTTCTCAGGCTGCTAGAACTACTTTGGTTAAACATATTGGTCAAGCCATTCCTTTATTTCAGATGGGGGCTTTCTTAATCCCAAAACATCTTTGCAGAAAGATGGATGCTCACCTCTGCAAATTTTGGTGGGGAGAGACTCTGGACCCAAAAGATAGGAAGCTTCaccttttgggttgggatattCTTTGCTCCCCTAAATATGAAGGTGGTTTGGGATCCAGAAAAGCTGAAATAAACAATCTTGCTATGTTAGCTAGGAATGTCTGGAAAATTATTGAAAATCATGATTGCATGTTAGCCAAGATTTTAAAAGCTAGTTATTTTCCTAGAACTGATTTTCTGAATGCTAAGTGTGCTGATAAGTGTTCCTGGACCTGGAAATGCTTACATACTATTAAAgagctgataaaaccttttaTTTCCTGGATTGTTGGTGATGGAAGTTTATTGACCCTTGGTGCGATAAATGGATTCCATCTTTGGGCTCTGCTACCCCCAACCCTCTTACCCCTCCAGACCCTAATATTGAAGTCGACTATTTCATTGATGATAATACTAGAACCTGGAATGTTTCTAGACTAA